The Rhodococcus antarcticus DNA segment GAGGACTTCGCCTGGTACCTGGAGCGGGTGCCCGGGGCGATGGGCCGCCTGGGCGTGTGGCCGGGAACCGGGCCCCAGCTGGACCTGCACCAGCCGACCTTCGACCTCGACGAGCGCGCGCTCGAGGTGGGTGTGCGCACCCTCGTGCACTGTGCGCTGGAGACCTGGGCGCTGGAGACCCGGGCGCTGGAGACCCGGGCGCTGGAGACCCGGCCCCTGCGTCCCGCGGTGCGCGGCTAGGCCTCGTGCGTGCCGGGCCCGACGTTGCGGGCGGCGCGCACCCGCAGGTCGTAGACGTAGTCCTCGGGGGCGCCGGCGGCGTAGGCAGCGTCGGCCATCACCCCGAGGTAGCGGGCGGAGGGCAGCCCGCCCTCGTAGCTGTCCAGCACGTAGAGCCAGGGCAGCACCGAGCCGTCGAGGGTCTGCACGCGCAGCTTGAGCTTGCGGTGGATGCCGAGCTCACCGCCCTCCCAGCGGTCGAGGCTGCGCTCGTCCTCCGGGCTCATGTCGTAGAGGACGACGAAGACCTGGCTGTCGGGATCCTCCACGACGGTGGCCAGGGCCCCCTCCCAGCCGAGGTCCTCCCCGGCGAAGGTCAGCCGCCAGCCCAGGAGCCAGCCCGTTCCCGCCATCGGCGAGTGCGGAGCCCTCTCGAGCATCTGCTCGGGGTCCATGTTCGAGCCGTACGCGGCGTAGATCGGCACGGTCGGTCAGCCTAGTGGGCCCACCGGAGGCGGGTCAGCGGTGCCTGGGTGAGTCGGTAACCTGGGCCGACAGACAGATTCCTGCCTTGGAGGACACCGTGACCCGGATCGTCATCATCGGCGGCGGCCCGGCCGGCTACGAGGCGGCCCTGGTCGCGGCGCAGCACGGCGCCGACGTGACGGTCGTGGAGGCCGAGGGCGTGGGTGGGGCGTGCGTGCTCTACGACTGCGTCCCGTCGAAGACCTTCATCTCCTCGGCCGGCGTCCGCACGGACCTCCGCCGCGCCAGCGACCTCGGCGTGAACATCGACCTCGAGCGTGCCGCGGTCGAGCTGCCCACCGTGCACGGCCGCGTCCAGGCCCTGGCCCTGGCGCAGTCCGCGGACATCCGGGCCCGGCTGCAGCGCGAGGGCGTGCGCCTGGTCCCCGGCCGCGCCCAGATCGTGGACGACGTCCCCGGCATGGCGACCCACCGCGTCTCGGTGCAGCCCGCGGACGGTGAGCCCGTGCTCCTCGACGCCGACGTCGTCCTCATCGCCACCGGCGCCAGCCCGCGCATCCTGCCGACCGCCCAGCCCGACGGCGAGCGCATCCTCACCTGGCGCCAGATCTACGACCTCGACGAGCTGCCCACCCACCTCGTGGTGGTGGGCTCCGGGGTCACCGGCGCGGAGTTCGTCTCCGCGTACACCGAGATGGGCGTGCCGGTGACGCTCGTCTCCAGCCGGGACCGGGTGCTGCCCGGGGAGGACGCCGACGCGGCCTCCGTGCTGGAGGACGTGCTGCACGAGCGCGGCGTGGTGGTGGTCAAGGAGGCACGTGCGGACCGGGTGGAGAACATCGGCACCGGGGTGGTGGTGCACCTGGCCGACGGGCGCACGGTGGAGGGCAGCCACGCGCTGATGACCGTGGGATCGGTGCCGAACACCTCCGGGCTGGGCCTGTCCAAGATCGGCGTCGAGCTCGACCGGGGCGGCTTCATCCCGGTGGACCGCGTCTCGCGCACGTCCGTCTCCGGGGTCTACGCCGCCGGCGACTGCACCGGCCTGCTCCCACTGGCCTCGGTCGCGTCCATGCAGGGCCGCATCGCCATGTGGCACGCCCTCGGCGAAGGGGTGAACCCGATCCGGCTCAAGACCGTCACGTCGGCGGTGTTCACCCGGCCCGAGATCGCGACGGTCGGCATCTCCCAGGCGGCGATCGATGCGGGCAAGGTTCCGGCGCGCACCGTGATGCTCCCGCTGGCCACCAACCCGAGGGCGAAGATGCAGGGCCTGCGCCGCGGGTTCGTCAAGCTGTTCTGCCGCCCGGCCACCGGTGTCGTCATCGGTGGGGTGGTGGTGGCACCCGTGGCCTCCGAGCTCATCCTGCCCATCGCGCTCGCGGTGCAGAACAACCTCACGGTGAAGGACCTCGCGTACACCTTCTCGGTGTACCCGTCGCTGTCCGGCTCCATCACCGAGGCCGGCCGCCAGCTCATGCGCCACGACGACCTCGACTAGAGCGGATCCGGGCCGACCGCGAGGAGCGGGGAGCAAGGCCTGTCAGGAGAGCCCGCCCCCGGGCTGGGTGGTGTCTCCCGCGAGCAGCGCGCGCACCTGGCGCGGCCCCTCGGCGCGGAGCGCCCGGGCAGCCGTCACGGCAGCGCGGCCCCGGTCCACGGCCCGCACCGCCTGCTTGATGGCGGGCACGGCGCGGGGCGCCACGCTCAGCTCGCCCACCCCCAGCCCGAGCAGCAGCGGCGTGGCGAGCTCGTCGGCCGCCATCTCGCCGCAGACCGCGACCGCCGCGCGCCCCGCTCCTGCGCAGACGGTCGCGATGAGGCTCAGCACCCCCGGGTCGTAGGGGTCGGCGAGGCCGGCGACACCTGCGTTCCCGCGAGCGGCGGCCAGCGTGTACTGGGTGAGGTCGTTGGTTCCGATGCTGACGAAGTCGACGTACGGCGCGAAGCTCGCGGTCTTCAGGGCCGCGGCGGGGACCTCCACCATCATCCCGACCTCGAGCCCGGGGGGAGCGCCCCGCCCCTCCCGGGTGATGGCGGCGTCGAGCACCTGCCGGGCCGCCGCGAGCTCGGCCACGGTGCTGACCATCGGGAACATCACGCGGACCGGCGTGTCGTGGGCGACCCGCACGACGGCCAGCAGCTGGTCGGCGAGCAGTCCGGGGCGTGCCAGGGACAGCCGGATGCCGCGGACGCCCAGGAACGGGTCGGTCTCGCCGGCCACCGGCTGGTACCGCAGCGGCTTGTCGCCGCCGACGTCGAGGGTCCGCAGGGTGAGCAGGCGTCCGTCGAGGGCGTGCCCGATGTCGCGGTAGACCGCTTCCTGCTCCTCCACGTCCGGCGCGGTGTCGCGGTCGGAGAACAGGAACTCCGTGCGCACCAGACCGGCGAGGTCCGCGCCGCAGGAGACCGCCAGGTGCGCGTCCGCGACCGAGCCGAGGTTGGCCGCGACGAGGACGTGCACGCCGTCGCGGGTGTGCGCTGCGGACCTGGTCTGCTGCTGGGCCACCCGGTCGGCCTCGGCCAGCTCGGACGCGCGGCGGCGGAAGCGCTGCTGCACGGCGGCACCGGGGGCGATCACGAGCTCACCGGTCGCACCGTCGAGCGCGACGAGGGTGCCTTCCGGGGTGTCGAGCACGGCCGGTCCCGCCCCCACGACCGCCGGCACGCCGCGGGCCCGGGCCAGGATCATGCTGTGGGAGGTGGGGCTGCCCCCGGCCAGCACCAGTCCGGTGGTGCGCAGCGGATCCAGGCTGGCGGCCTGGGCCGGGGTGAGGTCGGAGGTGATGAGGACACCGGGTGCGTCGGGCAGGTCGTCGGCGTGCTGCCGGCCCCCGAGCAGTCGGTGCAGCACCTGGTCCCCGATGTCCCGCACGTCGGCTGCCCGTGCCTGCTGGTAGGGGTCAGGCAGGGCCGCCACGGCCGCCGCCACCCGGTCGACGGCCGCCGACCAGGCGGGGGCTGCGGCCTGACCGCCGGTGATCCGCTGGTGGACGTCGGCGAGCAGGTCGCTGTCCTCGAGCAGCAGGAGGTGGGCGTCGAACACCGCGGCCTCCTCCTGGCCGACGTGGACGGCCGTCGTCGCCCGCACGTGTCGGATCTCGTCGCGGCAGGCCGTGCGCGCCGCGTCGAGCCGCTCCCGCTCGACGGTGGCACCAGCGCCCACCTCGTCGGGCACCTCCGGCCGGGAGGACTGCAGCAGCCTGGCGGGACCCGTGCCGATGCCGGGGGAGGCCGGCACCGGTGTCCCGCTCGCCGCGAGCGGTGCGGTGGATCCACGGGCGGGCGCCGGAGCAGGGTGGGTGTGGTCACTCTCGACGGCCAGGGCGAGCAGCGCGCCGAGCGCCTCCTCGGCCGCGGGCCCGGAGGTCCGCACCTGCACCTCATGACCCTGCAGGGCGCCCAGCGTCGCCACCTGGGACAGGCTCGTGGCGGGGACCCAGCCCGAACCGGTGGTGGCGTTGCGCACCTCGACCCGCGCGCCGAGGCGCCCGGCCTCCTGCACGAGGCGGGCGGCCGGCCGGGCGTGCAAGCCGTGCTCGTTCGTCACGGTGAACGACCCCACGCGTCCGCCGGTCTCCGGGGTCTTCGCGGTGGACGGGGTGGTGGGGTCCGCGCCCGAGAGCTGCGACTGCTTGCCGGCGAGCCCCGCCAGCGCCTCGACGGCCACGGCGTGTCGATCTCCGCCTCCGGCCGCGGTGACCGCCGCTGCGACCAGGCCTTCGACCAGGGGAGCGGGACACAGCAGGACCCGCTCCCGCGCCGGTTCGTCGAGCAGCTCCAGGGCGAGGTCGGCCGAGAGCACGGCGCTGCCCAGGTCCATGAGCACGACGACGCCGTCACCGCGCTCCGCGGCCGTCACGGCGTGCGCGATCGCGGTCGCGTCCGTGCCGAACGTCCCGTCGTCGAGGCCGGCGGCGATCTCCACGGACAGGTCCTGCCCGTGCACCATGCCCTCGGCGAGCGCAACGGCGGCCTCGGCCAGGGCCCGGCTGTGGGACACGACGACCAGGCCCACCCGGGACACGGCGCGTCCTAGTCCCGGGTGCCCGCGAGGGCGGTCACCGCGGCGTCCAGCAGCAGGGCGGTGGAGGTGGCCCCGGGGTCCTGGTGCCCGATGCTGCGCTCACCGAGGTAGCTCGCCCGGCCCTTGCGGGCCAGCAGGGGGATCGTCGCGTCCCGCCCGTCGCGGGCGGCGGCCGCAGCGGTGACGAGGGCCTCGCCGAACGGTCCGCCCGCGGTCAGCGCACCGTCGAGCGCGTCGCACGCCGGGATCAGCGCGTCGAGCATCGTCTTGTCCCCCCGCTCGGCCTTGCCCCGGGCGGCGACACCGTCGAGGCCTGCGCGCAGGGCCCTTGCGAAGCCCGCCCCGTCCAGGGTGCCCTCACCCACAGCGCCCGCCATCCGGAGGAACAGCGTTCCGTAGAGCGGTCCGCTCGCCCCACCGACGGTGCTGACCAGGGTCATGCCGACCTGCTTGAGCAGCGCCGCGGTGCCGGCGGGCGGTGCCGCATCCAGGGCCGCCACCACGGCGGAGGCGCCGCGGTGCATGTTGGTGCCGTGATCGGCGTCCCCGATGGCCGAGTCCAGCTCGGTCAGCAGCTCCCGCTGGGCGGTGATGGTGCGGGCGAACTCCCGCACCCAGCGCTCCAGGTCGGCGACGGCGAGGTCGGTGGCCAACCCTCACACACCCCAGCGCAAGCTCGGGGTGCGGACCGGGGCGTCCCACAGGCGCAGCAGGTCGTCGTCCATCTTGAGCAGGGTCACCGAGCACCCCGCCATCTCCAGGCTCGTCATGTACGGGCCCACGAGGGACCGGACGACGCGGACACCGGACTTCTCCAGGATGGTCGCCACCTCGCCGTACATCAGGTAGAGCTCGAGCAGCGGAGTCCCCCCCAGCCCGTTGACGAAGGCGAGCACACCGTCACCACCGGTGAAGTCGAGGTCGGCCAGGATGGGCTCGAGCAGCATCTCGGCGACCTGCCGGGCGGGAGCGAGCGGGAGCCGTCGTCGGCCCGGCTCCCCGTGGATGCCGACCCCCAGCTCCATCTCCCCCTCGGGAAGGTCGAACGTGGGCTTGCCGGCCGCGGGAACCGTGCACGAGGTGAGCGCCACCCCCATGCTCCGACCCTGTGCGTTGACCTTGCGCGCGACCTCGGCGACCTCCTGCAGCGGGCGGCCCTGCTCGGCGGCCGCACCCGCGATCTTCTCCAGCAGGACGGTGACGCCGACGCCACGGCGCCCTGCGGTGTAGAGGCTGTCCTGCACCGCGACGTCGTCGTCGGTCACCACCGCGACGACCTCGGTCCCGGACTCCGCGGCCACCATCTCGGCGGCCATCTCGAAGTTCATGATGTCGCCGGTGTAGTTCTTCACCACGTGGAGCACCCCGGCGCCGCCGTCCACGCCCCGCGTCGCGGCCACCACCTGGTCCGGCACCGGTGACGTGAACACCTCACCGGCGCACGCGGCGTCCAGCATGCCCAGCCCGACGAAGCCGCCGTGCAACGGTTCGTGGCCGGAACCACCACCGGAGATCAGCCCGACCTTGCCCTGCACCGGCCCGCCGCCCCGGAAGACGACCTTGGCGTCGTGGTCCACGCGCAGCTCGGGGTGGGCGACAGCCATGCCCCGCAGGGCTTCCGCCACGACGTCCGCTGGCTCGTTGATGAGCTTCTTCATCGGTTCTCCCGACCTCGCCGTGCCCGGTTGCGCCTCGGAAACGATCTCTCGTCGGAGGCTAGGTTCCTCACCTCCACCACACAAGACGCCGACGGTGTCCTGTGCCGCCGCCGCCGCGCGGACCCCTCTCCCCGGGCCGGACCACGTGTGCGGTCGGGCCCGGGGAGAGGGGTGGCGCGCCCGCCCCCGTGCTCAGTCGTCGCCCTCGACCCAGTCGAAGGTGCGGGTGACGGCCTTCTTCCAGCCCTTGTAGAGCTTGTCGCGCTGCGCGGGGTCCATGTCGGGGGTCCAGCGCTTGTCCTCGGCCCAGTTGGTGCGGATGTCGTCCTCGGACTCCCAGAAGCCGACCGCCAGGCCCGCCGCGTACGCCGCCCCGAGCGCGGTGGTCTCGGCCACCTGCGGCCGCACCACGTCCACGTCGAGGATGTCGGACTGGAACTGCATGAGCAGCTCGTTGACGACCATGCCGCCGTCGACCTTGAGCGCGGTCAGCGGCACCCCGGAGTCTGCGTTCATCGCCTCGATGACCTCGCGGGTCTGGTAGGCGGTGGCCTCCAGGGCCGCACGAGCGATGTGGCCGCGGTTGTTGAACCGGGTGAGCCCGACGATCGCGCCGCGGGCGTCGCTGCGCCAGTAGGGGGCGAACAAGCCGGAGAACGCGGGCACGAAGTAGGTGTCGCCGTTGTCCTCGACCTCGCGGGCCATGGCCTCGATCTCCGAGGCGTTGCTGATGAGCTTGAGGTTGTCCCGCAGCCACTGCACCAAGGACCCGGTGACCGCGATGGACCCCTCGAGCGCGTAGATCGTGGGCTTGTCACCGATCTTGTAGCAGACCGTGGTCAGCAGCCCGTTCTTGCTCATCACCTTCTCGGTGCCCGTGTTGAGCAGCACGAAGTTTCCGGTGCCGTAGGTGTTCTTGGCCTCCCCGGGGCTCAGGCACGCCTGGCCGAAGGTGGCCGCCTGCTGGTCGCCGAGGATGCCGGCGATGGGCACCCCGGCCAGCACCCCGCGCTCGCGGTCGCGGCCGTAGACCTCCGAGGAACTGCGGATCTCGGGCAGCATGGACATCGGGATGGTCATGTCGGCGCAGATGTCCTTGTCCCAGGTCAGGGTGTCGAGGTCCATCAGCATGGTGCGGCTGGCGTTGGTCGGGTCGGTGTAGTGCAGCCCACCGTCGACCCCGCCGGTCATGTTCCACAGCACCCAGGCGTCCATGTTGCCGAAGATCAGGTCCCCGGCCTCGGCCCGCTGGCGCGCGCCGTCGACGTTGTCCAGGATCCACTTCACCTTGGGCCCGGAGAAGTAGGTGGCCAGCGGCAGGCCGGTGGTGGCCTTGTACTTCTCGGCACCCTCGGAGCCGCCGAGTGCGGTGACGATCTTGTCCGTGCGGGTGTCCTGCCAGACGATGGCGTTGTAGACCGGCTCCCCGGTCTTCCTGTCCCACACCAGGGCCGTCTCGCGCTGGTTGGTGATGCCGACGGCGGCGATGTCGCTGGCTGAGAGGTCGGCGTTGGCGAGCGCGCCGGCGACCACGGAGCGGGTGTTGTTCCAGATCTCGACGGCGTTGTGCTCGACCCACCCGGACTGCGGGAAGATCTGCTCGTGCTCCTTCTGGTCCACGGCGTGCACGAGGCCCGCGTGGTCGAAGATCATGCAGCGGGTGGACGTGGTGCCCTGGTCGATGGCGGCGATGTAGGTGCTCATGCAGGGTGCTCCTCAGCGGTGGGTGCGGTGACGGGGTCAGGTGTTGGTGTCAGCAGGGTTCGACCGGATCTCCCCGACGGGCTCCGGGTGGACGCCGTGGGTGTGCCCCGAGTGGATCTCGTCGTCGGGGTCCGAGCGGACCCGGCCCGCGTCCGGCTCGTCGTCCTGGACCAGGTGCAGGAACCGGCCGACGAGCTGGTCGTAGAGCACCGCTCCGATCAGCCCGCCGATGAGCGGACCCACGATGGGCACCCAGAAGTAGAAGCTGCCGGTCTGGTCCCGCCACGCGGTGCCGTACCCGGTGATGAACGAGGCCAGCCGTGGCCCGAAGTCACGGGCCGGGTTGATCGCGTAGCCGGCGTTGGTGCCCCAGGCGAAGCCGATGGCCACGACGATGAAACCCACGATGAGCGGGGTCAAGTTCGCCAGCGGCGCACTGTTGCGGGCGTCGGTGACGGCGAAGATGAGGAACAGCAGGATGGCGGTGCCGATGATCTGGTCGATCAGCGCCGAGGTGGTGCTCACCGGCAGCGCCCCGTTGCCGGGCAGGGTGGAGAAGATGCCCTGCGTCTTGATCGTGTGGCCGGGGTCGACGGAGTTGATGACGTCGTTGTAGTTGGCCCGCACGATGAGGGCGGCGACGAAGGCGCCCACCGTCTGGGCCGCGCTGTAGGGCAACACCTTCTTCCAGGAGAAGTCCCGGAACACGGCCAGGGCCAGGGTCACCGCAGGGTTGAGGTGCGCGCCCGTCAACCGTCCGGCCACGTAGACCCCGAAGGTGACCCCCAGGCCCCACGCCCAGGCGATGCTGTCGTGGTTGCCGATCCCGCCCGCCACGACCTGGGCGACGACTCCTACGCCGAAGAGGATGAGGATCAGCGTGCCGGCGAACTCCGCGGCCAGCTCCCCGCCCAGTCCGAGCTTCTCGATCTTGTTCGCCATGCGATCCTCCAGTGGTTTGTGGATCTCGACATGTGACCCGCGTCATATGACCACGTGCGATGCTAGGGGCTGTGCACACCCGCGCAAAGGGTCTGCACGTCTGTGCACGAACCAGGGGGTCGGGGGGCCGTCTTGCGGCTCGGCGGCAGACCTCCCACGATGTGAGGACGGGCTGCCCACCGAGGCCTGCACGAATGTTCACGAAGGACGAGCGATGACCCTCATCCCGACCGACCCGGGGGGCGCCCGCATCGCCGAGGCCGTGCAGGCCGCGCGGCTGTACTACTTCCAGGACCTGACCATGGCCGCCATCGCGCGCGAGCTCGACGTCTCGCGCTCCACGGTGTCGCGGCTGATCAGCTACGCCCGCAGCTCCGGGCTCGTCGAGATCAGGATTACCACCCCGCAGGGCCGGGCGCCCCAGGTGGAGCAGGCGTTGTGCGACGCCTACGGCATCCGCGCCCACGTGGTGCCGGTGGCGGAGTCGGTGAGCGACCTCGACCGCCTGGACAAGGTGGCCCTGTTCGCGGCCCGGCTGCTCGGGTCCTTCTTCGACTCCGACATGGTGATGGGCGTCGCCTGGGGCACCACGCTGAGCGCGGTCGGGCGCCACCTCACCCCCAAGCGCACGCACAACGCCCACGTCGTCCAGCTCAACGGCGCGGGCAACACCCGCACCACCGGCATCTCCTACGCCTCCGACATCGTCCGTGGCTTCGCCCACGCCTACGGGGCGCGGCCGCAGGAGTTCCCGGTGCCGGCGTTCTTCGACCACCCCGAGACCCGCACGCACCTGTGGCGGGAGCGGAGCATCTCCCGGGTGCTGGCCCTGCAGGACCGGATGGACGTCGCGGTGTTCAGCATCGGAGCGGTGGGCGGACAGGTACCCAGCCACGTCTACAGCGCCGGGTACCTCGAGAACGAGGACGTCGTCGCGCTGCGGGCCGACGGGGTGGTCGGCGACATCGCGACCGTGTTCTTCCGCGGGGACGGCAGCTGGGACGGCATCGCGCTGAACGAGCGGGCCAGCGGGCCCTTCCTCGACCGCTTCCGCGAGGTGCCGCGCCGGCTGTGCATCATCTCCGGCGAGGAGAAGCTGGCCGGTCTCCGCGGGGCGCTCGCCGGAGGGCTCGTCACCGACCTCGTCATCGACGACCTCAGTGCGGCCGCCCTCGTCGCGCAGCAGGCGACCGCCCACCGGTAACCCGCCCGAGGCGGCCGCACATCTGTGCAGAAGCCGTGGACAGACGTGCGAAATGAGGGGTCCGGGTGCATCCTGGAATCCACAGTCCACGACGAGGGAGTCGAGAGATGAGCGATCAGACCAGGACAGCGGTGCTGAGCCCGGCCGCACGCGAGACCAGCTGGGAGCGGCTCGGTTCCGAGCGCTTCGACGTCGTGGTGATCGGTGGTGGCGTGGTCGGGGCCGGGGCCGCGCTGGACGCCGCCACCCGGGGGCTCACGGTGGCCCTGGTGGAGGCGCGCGACCTGGCCTCGGGCACCTCGAGCCGGTCGTCGAAGATGTTCCACGGCGGCCTGCGCTACCTGGAGCAGCTCGAGTTCGGGCTGGTCCGCGAGGCGCTGCACGAGCGCGAGCTGTCCATGTCGACGCTGGCGCCGCACCTGGTCAAGCCGCTGAAGTTCCTCTACCCGCTCACCCACCGGGTGTGGGAGCGCCCCTACGTCGCGGCCGGGATCTTCCTCTACGACACCCTCGGCGGCGCGAAGTCCGTCCCGCGCCAGAAGCACCTCTCGCGCGCCGGTGCCCTGCGCATGTCGCCCGGGCTCAAGCGGGACGTGCTCACCGGCGGGGTGCGCTACTACGACACCCTCGTCGACGACGCGCGGCACACCATGACGGTCGCCCGCACCGCCGCCCACTACGGAGCCGTGGTCCGCACGTCCACCCAGGTCGTCGGGTTCGTCAAGGAGGCCGACAGGATCACCGGGGTCACCGTGCGCGACTCGGAGGACGGCCGCGAGACCACCGTGCAGGCCGGCGTGGTGATCAACGCCAGCGGCGTGTGGACCGACGAGGTGCAGTCCATCGCCGGTGGCAAGGGCAAGTTCCGGGTCCGTGCGTCCAAGGGCGTGCACCTGGTCGTCGGCCGCGACAAGATCAACAGCGATGCCGCGATGATCCTGCGCACCGAGAAGTCCGTGCTGTTCATCATCCCGTGGGGCAAGCACTGGATCATCGGGACCACCGACACCGACTGGGCGCTGGATCTCGCGCACCCAGCCGCCACGAAGGCCGACATCGACTACATCCTCACCCACGTGAACGCCGCGGTGGCCATCCCGTTGACCCCGGCGGACATCGAGGGCGTCTACGCCGGGCTCCGGCCGCTGCTGGCCGGCGAGAGCGAGGAGACCTCCAAGCTCTCGCGCGAGCACGCGGTGGCGCGGGTGGCCCCCGGTCTCGTCGCCATCGCCGGCGGAAAATACACGACGTACCGGGTCATGGGCGCCGACGCGGTGGACGAGGCAGCCAAGGACCTGCCCATCCGGGTGGCCGGCTCCGTCACGGAGAAGGTGCCGCTGGTCGGGGCCGACGGCTACTTCGCGCTGGTCAACCAGGCCGACCAGGTGGCCGAGACCTACGGGCTGCCGCCGCACCGGGTGACCCACCTGCTCGACCGCTACGGCTCTCTGCTGCACGAGGTGCTCGCGGCCTCGCAGGACCGGCCGGAGCTGCTCCGACCCCTGGGTGGTGCGGAGGACTACCTCGCGGCCGAGGTCGTCTACGCCGTGGAGGCCGAGGGAGCGCTGCACCTGGAGGACGTGCTCGCCCGCCGCACCCGCATCTCCATCGAGTACGCCCACCGGGGGGTGGACTGCGCCCAGCAGGTGGCCGACCTGATGGCTCCGGTGCTCGGCTGGGACGAGGCCACCATCGCGCGCGAGGTGGAGCTGTACAACGCGCGGGTGAAGGCGGAGAAGGAGTCGCAGGCCGAGCTGACCGACGGCTCCGCGGACGCCCTCCGGGCCGCTGCTCCGGAGGCGCGGGCCGAGATCCTCGAGCCGGTGCCGGTCCCCGCGCACTGAGCTCGGCCCTCCGCCTTTCGCGCCAAGTGCGGGCTATTGGTCGTCATCCGTCCCGGATGAGCGCCAATAGCCCGCACTTGGCGCACGGGGGCACGGGGGACTCAGTCGGTGGCCAGGCGGGCGAGGACCACGAGGTCGCGCTGGTCGTACCCCGCGCCCCGGGCGACACCCTCCGGGGTGAACCCGCAGCGCAGGGCCACCGCCGCGGACGCCGCGTTCTCCGGGTCGTGGCGCCACACCACCCGATGCAGCCCGAGCCCGCCCAGCGTCTCGTCGGCGAAGGCCAGCCGGAGCACCGCGCCCACCGACGTCGTCACGATCCCCCGGCCGCGGTGGGCCGGCGCCGTCACGCAGCCGAGCTCGGCCCAGCGCTCGTCGAGGTGCAGATCGCGCAGCGTGAGCTCGGCGAGCATCTCTCCGGTGCTGGGCTCGCACGCCGCCCAGCCGTAGCAGGTGTCCTGCGCCCACCCCCGGGCACTCGCGGCCACCCGTTCACCGGCGGTCGTCAGGTCCACCACCCCACGCAGTCCCGTGTACCTGCGCGAGTCCTCGTCCTGCGCCATCGCCAGCAGGGCGGGCCGGTCGTCCACCCGCTCGTCGACCCGCAGCGCCCGCAGGTACCAGGCGCCCGCGTTCACCTCGATCGGCTCCACGGGAACCTCCTTTGGGCAGGTAGCGGGCTGTTCGCACCCTGACACCCGCCGAGCGTGCAACTTCCTGGGACGCAGCGACCGCGCGGGCAGGGCTCGGGGGACGCAGGCCAGCGGCCGGTGCTCAGTCGTCGGTCAGCTCGCAGAGCACCGTCCCCTGGGTGACGGCCGCGCCCGGCTCGACGGACAGGCCGGTGACCGTGCCGTCCTTGTGCGCGGTCACCGGGTTCTCCATCTTCATGGCCTCGAGCACGGCCACCAGCTCACCCTTGGCCACGGTCTGGCCCTCCTCGACCGCGACCTTGACCACGGTGCCCTGCATGGGGGCCACGACGGCGTCGCCGGAGGCGGCCGCGCCGGCACCGCCGCGCTTGCGGCCGGAGGGCTTCTTCCTGGCGGCGCCGCTCCCGCCGCCGCCGAGAGCGAGGTCGCCGGGCAGCGAGACCTCGAGGCGTCGGCCCCCCACCTCGACGACCACGGTCTGCCGGGGGGTGGTGTCGGTGTCGGCCGGCTCGCCCCCGGTGAACGGCTCGACGGTGTTCTCCCACTCCGTCTCGATCCACCGGGTGTGCACGGTGAACCCGTCGTCGTCGCCCACGAACGCCGGGTCGCTGACCACGAGACGGTGGAACGGCAGCACGGTCGCCATGCCCTCGATCTGCAGCTCGGCCAGCGCGCGGCGCGAGCGCTCGAGCGCCTGGGTGCGGTCGGCCCCGGTGACGATGAGCTTGCCGAGCATGGAGTCGAACTGGCCGCCGATGACGCTGCCCGACTCGACCCCGGCGTCCATCCGCACGCCGGGCCCGGACGGGGCCGAGAACCGGGTGACGGTGCCGGGCGCGGGCAGGAACCCGCGGCCG contains these protein-coding regions:
- the glpK gene encoding glycerol kinase GlpK — translated: MSTYIAAIDQGTTSTRCMIFDHAGLVHAVDQKEHEQIFPQSGWVEHNAVEIWNNTRSVVAGALANADLSASDIAAVGITNQRETALVWDRKTGEPVYNAIVWQDTRTDKIVTALGGSEGAEKYKATTGLPLATYFSGPKVKWILDNVDGARQRAEAGDLIFGNMDAWVLWNMTGGVDGGLHYTDPTNASRTMLMDLDTLTWDKDICADMTIPMSMLPEIRSSSEVYGRDRERGVLAGVPIAGILGDQQAATFGQACLSPGEAKNTYGTGNFVLLNTGTEKVMSKNGLLTTVCYKIGDKPTIYALEGSIAVTGSLVQWLRDNLKLISNASEIEAMAREVEDNGDTYFVPAFSGLFAPYWRSDARGAIVGLTRFNNRGHIARAALEATAYQTREVIEAMNADSGVPLTALKVDGGMVVNELLMQFQSDILDVDVVRPQVAETTALGAAYAAGLAVGFWESEDDIRTNWAEDKRWTPDMDPAQRDKLYKGWKKAVTRTFDWVEGDD
- a CDS encoding sugar-binding transcriptional regulator, yielding MTLIPTDPGGARIAEAVQAARLYYFQDLTMAAIARELDVSRSTVSRLISYARSSGLVEIRITTPQGRAPQVEQALCDAYGIRAHVVPVAESVSDLDRLDKVALFAARLLGSFFDSDMVMGVAWGTTLSAVGRHLTPKRTHNAHVVQLNGAGNTRTTGISYASDIVRGFAHAYGARPQEFPVPAFFDHPETRTHLWRERSISRVLALQDRMDVAVFSIGAVGGQVPSHVYSAGYLENEDVVALRADGVVGDIATVFFRGDGSWDGIALNERASGPFLDRFREVPRRLCIISGEEKLAGLRGALAGGLVTDLVIDDLSAAALVAQQATAHR
- a CDS encoding glycerol-3-phosphate dehydrogenase/oxidase: MSDQTRTAVLSPAARETSWERLGSERFDVVVIGGGVVGAGAALDAATRGLTVALVEARDLASGTSSRSSKMFHGGLRYLEQLEFGLVREALHERELSMSTLAPHLVKPLKFLYPLTHRVWERPYVAAGIFLYDTLGGAKSVPRQKHLSRAGALRMSPGLKRDVLTGGVRYYDTLVDDARHTMTVARTAAHYGAVVRTSTQVVGFVKEADRITGVTVRDSEDGRETTVQAGVVINASGVWTDEVQSIAGGKGKFRVRASKGVHLVVGRDKINSDAAMILRTEKSVLFIIPWGKHWIIGTTDTDWALDLAHPAATKADIDYILTHVNAAVAIPLTPADIEGVYAGLRPLLAGESEETSKLSREHAVARVAPGLVAIAGGKYTTYRVMGADAVDEAAKDLPIRVAGSVTEKVPLVGADGYFALVNQADQVAETYGLPPHRVTHLLDRYGSLLHEVLAASQDRPELLRPLGGAEDYLAAEVVYAVEAEGALHLEDVLARRTRISIEYAHRGVDCAQQVADLMAPVLGWDEATIAREVELYNARVKAEKESQAELTDGSADALRAAAPEARAEILEPVPVPAH
- a CDS encoding GNAT family N-acetyltransferase, with the protein product MEPIEVNAGAWYLRALRVDERVDDRPALLAMAQDEDSRRYTGLRGVVDLTTAGERVAASARGWAQDTCYGWAACEPSTGEMLAELTLRDLHLDERWAELGCVTAPAHRGRGIVTTSVGAVLRLAFADETLGGLGLHRVVWRHDPENAASAAVALRCGFTPEGVARGAGYDQRDLVVLARLATD